In Carya illinoinensis cultivar Pawnee chromosome 9, C.illinoinensisPawnee_v1, whole genome shotgun sequence, the following are encoded in one genomic region:
- the LOC122276977 gene encoding uncharacterized protein LOC122276977: MEDGVLSSLYEGLKLTDEEKQEIEVSTEEISLSTSKSKLCIMVCLISDKETNRGALMGTLPKIWNAEGKIVFKEVGRNKFLVEFKSRSDKIRVLNGRPWSFDKSLLCIQDCEGAKSIKEMQFCLEPFWIQCHDMPFAGMTASMGQKLGSSLGKVLMVDTDGSETCWGKFLRVKVMLDITKPLARGRFISQDGEKFWIPFKYERMANFCYHCGSIKHGHGTCENIEKGLHVGASLGQQYGAWLRASNKKQVKSAGKVRKMTDDGGSSESGRRVSSDESTKEDDNYGKVPEAVRQQAGSQSLHTYEEAAPVSARRKVVEAVESVMQEGGQSPTILLEESQLGPVVVEESKKERKVPSSGHSWKRRAREARISPTNQGLEGEIIVTKHDHSSKRKAQEIYEGGVEKRSKLTLVDEEGDELSMAVAVEQPCQLL, from the coding sequence atggaggatggtgTTTTATCATCCCTCTACGAGGGACTGAAATTAACAGATGAGGAAAAACAAGAGATTGAGGTTAGCACTGAAGAAATATCGTTATCAACTTCAAAAAGCAAGCTATGCATAATGGTTTGTCTGATTTCTGATAAGGAGACAAACAGAGGAGCTCTCATGGGTACGCTGCCTAAGATATGGAATGCAGAGGGGAAAATTGTTTTTAAAGAGGTTGGAAGAAATAAGTTCTTGGTGGAGTTTAAATCGAGGTCGGATAAAATAAGAGTGTTGAATGGTCGGCCATGGTCCTTTGACAAGAGCCTGCTGTGTATCCAGGACTGTGAAGGTGCCAAGTCCATTAAGGAAATGCAGTTCTGTCTTGAACCCTTCTGGATTCAGTGTCATGACATGCCATTCGCAGGTATGACTGCGAGTATGGGGCAGAAGCTGGGAAGCTCCCTGGGGAAGGTACTTATGGTGGATACGGATGGCAGTGAAACCTGCTGGGGCAAGTTCTTACGTGTGAAGGTAATGCTAGACATAACCAAACCACTTGCTAGAGGCAGGTTTATTTCTCAGGATGGTGAAAAGTTCTGGAttccttttaaatatgaaagaatggCCAACTTTTGTTATCACTGTGGGTCCATAAAACATGGACATGGAACTTGCGAAAACATAGAGAAGGGGCTGCATGTGGGGGCTAGTCTCGGGCAGCAGTATGGTGCGTGGCTGAGGGCTAGTAACAAAAAGCAAGTCAAGTCGGCAGGCAAGGTGAGGAAGATGACAGATGACGGTGGATCATCGGAGAGTGGTCGGAGGGTGTCCTCAGATGAGTCCACTAAAGAAGATGACAATTATGGAAAGGTACCAGAGGCAGTTAGGCAGCAGGCAGGCAGCCAATCATTGCACACGTATGAGGAGGCTGCACCTGTCAGTGCTAGGAGGAAAGTTGTCGAGGCAGTGGAATCAGTGATGCAGGAGGGGGGACAGTCGCCAACAATTCTGTTAGAGGAATCCCAGCTGGGCCCAGTGGTAGTGGAGGAAtctaaaaaggaaaggaaggtACCAAGCAGTGGGCATAGCTGGAAAAGAAGAGCACGTGAGGCCAGAATATCACCAACTAATCAAGGATTAGAGGGAGAAATTATAGTGACTAAGCACGACCATTCAAGTAAAAGGAAAGCTCAAGAAATTTATGAAGGTGGAGTGGAAAAAAGAAGTAAGCTAACCCTTGTAGATGAGGAAGGGGATGAACTCTCTATGGCAGTGGCTGTTGAGCAGCCCTGCCAGCTACTATGA